The following coding sequences are from one Triticum aestivum cultivar Chinese Spring chromosome 5A, IWGSC CS RefSeq v2.1, whole genome shotgun sequence window:
- the LOC123102982 gene encoding mRNA-decapping enzyme-like protein isoform X2 yields the protein MPPPPPHPNGGKVTPNLAMDAEGTRLLNLTVLQRLDPAVEDILITAAHVTLYDFNIDLNQWSRKDVEGSLFVVKRNSQPRFQFIVMNRRNTNNLVEDLLSDFEYELQPPYLLYRNATQEVNGIWFYNQQECEAVASLFGRILNAYAKVPPKPKVPSIKSEFEELEAVPTSSAIDGPLEPPPSSTAVVSDAPDESFASYFSVVANAGNVPTAPMTGRAHPPAESVASSHVPMIISSSALTHQMSASSAPPLPLHTNAHAGRSTDLVTPAFFVPPSSSSTSLVQPASSLMPTAPPLHPTSTSSQRPPYGTPLLQPFPPPTPPASLTPAHNDGPIISRDKVKVALQRLVQSDEFIDLIYRELLNAS from the exons atgccgccgccgccgccgcacccaaaCGGGGGCAAAGTGACGCCGAACCTGGCCATGGACGCCGAGGGCACGCGCCTGCTTAACCTCACCGTCCTGCAGCGCCTCGACCCCGCCGTCGAAGACATCCTCATCACCGCCGCGCACGTCACGCTCTACGACTTCAACATCGACCTCAACCAGTGG AGCCGGAAGGACGTGGAGGGATCGCTCTTCGTGGTGAAGAG GAACTCACAGCCGAGGTTCCAGTTCATCGTCATGAACAGGCGCAATACGA ATAATCTCGTGGAGGATTTGTTGAGTGATTTTGAATACGAACTCCAGCCTCCATATTTGTTGTATCGGAATGCCACACAGGAAGTAAATGGCATTTGGTTTTATAACCAACAGGAGTGCGAAGCTGTTGCTAGTCTGTTTGGAAG GATACTGAATGCTTATGCGAAAGTGCCCCCAAAGCCGAAAGTGCCATCCATAAAAAG TGAGTTTGAGGAATTAGAGGCTGTTCCTACATCCTCTGCCATAGATGGTCCCCTtgaacctcctccatcatctaccGCTGTAGTTTCTGATGCCCCTGATGAATCGTTTGCCAGTTATTTCAGT GTTGTTGCAAACGCTGGGAATGTACCAACTGCACCAATGACCGGAAGAGCTCACCCACCCGCTGAGTCCGTTGCATCCTCCCACGTACCAATGATCATTTCATCTTCTGCTCTAACACATCAAATGAGTGCTTCATCAGCTCCACCACTGCCCCTCCACACTAATGCACATGCTGGCCGCTCGACAGACCTTGTAACTCCGGCGTTCTTTGTGCCTCCGTCATCCTCTTCCACATCTTTGGTGCAACCGGCTTCATCCTTGATGCCTACAGCGCCACCTCTTCATCCAACTTCCACATCAAGCCAACGTCCACCATATGGTACCCCACTTCTTCAACCCTTTCCACCACCAACTCCTCCTGCATCCCTTACTCCTGCACACAATGATGGACCTATTATTTCGAGGGATAAAGTTAAGGTTGCCCTCCAGAGACTTGTTCAG AGTGACGAGTTCATCGATTTAATCTACCGGGAGTTGCTGAATGCTAGCTAG
- the LOC123102982 gene encoding mRNA-decapping enzyme-like protein isoform X1 codes for MPPPPPHPNGGKVTPNLAMDAEGTRLLNLTVLQRLDPAVEDILITAAHVTLYDFNIDLNQWSRKDVEGSLFVVKRIVCRNSQPRFQFIVMNRRNTNNLVEDLLSDFEYELQPPYLLYRNATQEVNGIWFYNQQECEAVASLFGRILNAYAKVPPKPKVPSIKSEFEELEAVPTSSAIDGPLEPPPSSTAVVSDAPDESFASYFSVVANAGNVPTAPMTGRAHPPAESVASSHVPMIISSSALTHQMSASSAPPLPLHTNAHAGRSTDLVTPAFFVPPSSSSTSLVQPASSLMPTAPPLHPTSTSSQRPPYGTPLLQPFPPPTPPASLTPAHNDGPIISRDKVKVALQRLVQSDEFIDLIYRELLNAS; via the exons atgccgccgccgccgccgcacccaaaCGGGGGCAAAGTGACGCCGAACCTGGCCATGGACGCCGAGGGCACGCGCCTGCTTAACCTCACCGTCCTGCAGCGCCTCGACCCCGCCGTCGAAGACATCCTCATCACCGCCGCGCACGTCACGCTCTACGACTTCAACATCGACCTCAACCAGTGG AGCCGGAAGGACGTGGAGGGATCGCTCTTCGTGGTGAAGAG GATTGTGTGTAGGAACTCACAGCCGAGGTTCCAGTTCATCGTCATGAACAGGCGCAATACGA ATAATCTCGTGGAGGATTTGTTGAGTGATTTTGAATACGAACTCCAGCCTCCATATTTGTTGTATCGGAATGCCACACAGGAAGTAAATGGCATTTGGTTTTATAACCAACAGGAGTGCGAAGCTGTTGCTAGTCTGTTTGGAAG GATACTGAATGCTTATGCGAAAGTGCCCCCAAAGCCGAAAGTGCCATCCATAAAAAG TGAGTTTGAGGAATTAGAGGCTGTTCCTACATCCTCTGCCATAGATGGTCCCCTtgaacctcctccatcatctaccGCTGTAGTTTCTGATGCCCCTGATGAATCGTTTGCCAGTTATTTCAGT GTTGTTGCAAACGCTGGGAATGTACCAACTGCACCAATGACCGGAAGAGCTCACCCACCCGCTGAGTCCGTTGCATCCTCCCACGTACCAATGATCATTTCATCTTCTGCTCTAACACATCAAATGAGTGCTTCATCAGCTCCACCACTGCCCCTCCACACTAATGCACATGCTGGCCGCTCGACAGACCTTGTAACTCCGGCGTTCTTTGTGCCTCCGTCATCCTCTTCCACATCTTTGGTGCAACCGGCTTCATCCTTGATGCCTACAGCGCCACCTCTTCATCCAACTTCCACATCAAGCCAACGTCCACCATATGGTACCCCACTTCTTCAACCCTTTCCACCACCAACTCCTCCTGCATCCCTTACTCCTGCACACAATGATGGACCTATTATTTCGAGGGATAAAGTTAAGGTTGCCCTCCAGAGACTTGTTCAG AGTGACGAGTTCATCGATTTAATCTACCGGGAGTTGCTGAATGCTAGCTAG